The following are encoded together in the Kribbella sp. CA-293567 genome:
- a CDS encoding EboA domain-containing protein: MMRAELLEELLPAAARAWLADARREPLASAFPAAARKVGRERLSPAWTTDQAARALLLVGASATDILEVYRYGDAAEKLAVLHALSVPDLAEALQDQAVPIIEDAIRTNDRRLIAAALGPYATEHLPPHAFRQAVLKCVFADIPLAVVDGLPKRVDQELIRMMSDFATERSAAGRDLPADLEAYLTSPP; the protein is encoded by the coding sequence ATGATGCGGGCAGAGCTGTTGGAGGAGCTGCTGCCCGCGGCAGCGCGTGCTTGGCTTGCGGACGCACGCCGGGAGCCGCTGGCCTCAGCTTTCCCCGCAGCAGCTCGCAAGGTCGGTCGCGAGCGGCTGAGCCCGGCCTGGACCACCGACCAGGCGGCCCGAGCGCTGCTGCTCGTCGGCGCCTCGGCGACCGACATCCTCGAGGTCTACCGGTACGGCGATGCGGCCGAGAAGCTCGCCGTTCTGCACGCCCTCTCGGTCCCCGACCTCGCGGAAGCGTTGCAGGACCAAGCGGTCCCGATCATCGAGGACGCGATCCGCACCAACGACCGGCGGCTGATCGCGGCCGCCCTCGGGCCCTACGCCACCGAGCACCTCCCTCCACACGCCTTCCGCCAGGCAGTACTGAAGTGCGTGTTCGCCGACATCCCGCTGGCCGTGGTCGACGGCCTGCCGAAGCGGGTGGATCAGGAACTGATCCGGATGATGTCCGATTTCGCCACCGAACGGAGCGCAGCCGGCCGGGACCTCCCCGCCGACTTGGAGGCGTACCTCACCAGCCCGCCCTGA
- a CDS encoding sugar phosphate isomerase/epimerase family protein: MRLGYGTNGFANHRLPEALAVIADLGYDGVALTLDHNHLDPFGPELRQRTAEVGRMLAERNLSVVVETGARYVLDPYRKHEPTLLHTTGAEWRIALLERAVEVAADLNADAVSFWSGNLPSGVSPELGWQRLVAGCEQLVAYAADRGVRLGLEPEPGMLVDDLAGYLKLQAEVGSETLGLTLDIGHLVCNEPQSPPACIAAAAQYLVNVQIDDMRRGVHEHLEFGTGEVDFPPVFQALREIGYQGLVAVELPRHSHAAPTVARESIEFLRKASA, translated from the coding sequence ATGAGACTTGGTTACGGGACCAACGGATTCGCCAATCACCGGCTGCCGGAGGCGCTGGCGGTGATCGCCGACCTCGGGTACGACGGGGTCGCGTTGACGCTCGACCACAACCATCTGGATCCGTTCGGGCCGGAGCTGCGGCAGCGCACCGCCGAGGTCGGCAGAATGCTTGCCGAGCGCAACCTTTCGGTGGTGGTCGAGACCGGCGCCCGGTACGTGCTCGATCCGTATCGCAAGCACGAGCCGACCCTGCTGCACACCACCGGCGCGGAGTGGCGGATCGCCCTGCTGGAACGCGCCGTCGAGGTGGCCGCCGACCTGAATGCCGACGCGGTCTCCTTCTGGTCCGGCAATCTTCCGTCCGGCGTCTCACCCGAGCTCGGCTGGCAGCGTCTGGTGGCCGGCTGCGAGCAACTCGTCGCGTACGCCGCCGACCGCGGTGTGCGGCTCGGTCTCGAGCCGGAGCCCGGCATGCTCGTCGACGATCTGGCCGGCTACCTCAAGCTCCAGGCCGAGGTCGGCAGCGAGACGCTCGGCCTCACGCTCGACATCGGTCACCTGGTCTGCAACGAGCCCCAGTCCCCACCCGCCTGCATCGCCGCCGCGGCGCAGTACCTGGTCAACGTCCAGATCGACGACATGCGTCGTGGGGTGCACGAACATCTCGAGTTCGGCACCGGTGAGGTCGACTTCCCGCCGGTCTTCCAGGCTCTGCGCGAGATCGGCTACCAAGGTCTGGTGGCGGTGGAGCTCCCACGCCACTCGCATGCCGCCCCGACGGTCGCCAGAGAGTCGATCGAGTTCCTGCGCAAGGCGTCAGCATGA
- a CDS encoding SCO3242 family prenyltransferase, which translates to MLKQPVRRTRLADLAELVRAPAALTVPGDVLAGAVAAGNLRPARLAGLAASSIAIYWAGMALNDWSDRDLDAVERPERPIPSGRVTPRTALALASGLTATGLALSALAGGRSTLRTSAVLAATAWTYDLAAKNTPAGPFVMATARALDVLVGAGSSRRSAVRPALAIGTHILTTTLISRGEVHGSTPAASRAALAATAAITTATAGHRRSSPATSTGNAAALAGLYAWSVGRAQVAAAQEPSAQNVRKAVGAGIHGLVPLQAAWCARGGKPLLGAGLTVALPLAKALARRISPT; encoded by the coding sequence ATGCTGAAGCAACCGGTACGCCGTACTCGACTCGCCGACCTGGCCGAACTGGTCCGGGCTCCGGCCGCGCTCACCGTTCCAGGCGACGTCCTCGCCGGCGCAGTAGCCGCAGGCAATCTCCGGCCGGCCCGCCTGGCTGGTCTCGCTGCCTCCTCGATAGCCATCTACTGGGCCGGCATGGCGCTCAACGACTGGTCCGATCGAGACCTGGACGCAGTCGAGCGGCCCGAGCGCCCCATCCCCTCCGGCCGAGTCACCCCGCGTACTGCGCTCGCCCTCGCCTCGGGTCTCACTGCTACCGGCCTGGCCCTCTCAGCCCTCGCCGGAGGACGCTCCACCCTCCGCACCTCGGCGGTCCTGGCAGCCACTGCCTGGACCTACGACTTAGCCGCCAAGAACACCCCGGCCGGCCCGTTCGTCATGGCGACGGCCCGAGCCCTGGACGTGCTGGTCGGCGCCGGCTCCAGCCGACGCTCCGCCGTACGGCCGGCACTGGCCATAGGCACCCACATCCTCACCACCACTCTCATCTCCCGGGGCGAAGTACACGGCAGCACCCCTGCTGCTTCCCGAGCCGCACTAGCGGCCACTGCTGCGATCACCACGGCGACAGCCGGCCACCGCAGGTCGAGCCCAGCAACATCCACAGGCAACGCGGCGGCGTTGGCCGGTTTGTACGCGTGGTCCGTGGGACGGGCTCAGGTAGCTGCAGCTCAGGAGCCGAGCGCGCAGAACGTGCGAAAGGCAGTAGGAGCAGGGATTCACGGGTTGGTGCCGTTGCAGGCGGCCTGGTGTGCCAGAGGCGGCAAGCCGCTGCTGGGCGCCGGGCTGACGGTCGCGTTGCCGCTCGCCAAGGCGCTGGCACGAAGGATCTCGCCGACATGA
- a CDS encoding inositol-3-phosphate synthase, which yields MCRRVGVWLFGARGSVATTTIAGAAALNHGSPPAGVVTELPAFADAGLVPLDHLVFGGHDVVETPLTKRVEQLMAGGVLPPGLDRLIAAELAEADRNIVLLPGRGRSEPAAPQRALVQRMAEDIRAFRLRNDLDHVVAINVASTEAPYAMDFAGVAELRAALDGSDVVPASVLGALAAFEAGAAYVDFTPSPSIRPAVVRDWAVEKGLPYGGQDAKTGETLVKSVLAPMFAARALPVHAWSGTNLLGGGDGATLADPRAAESKSISKERGLTELIGDVAGEVHIDYVDPMGDWKTAWDHVLFSGFLGVRMTLQFTWQGCDSALAAPLVLDLARLSALALEREHVGAMPFLGFYFKDPIESAEHSLVRQYDELVRWVREC from the coding sequence ATGTGTCGACGCGTTGGTGTCTGGCTGTTCGGAGCAAGAGGATCGGTCGCCACGACGACGATCGCCGGCGCGGCCGCTCTGAACCACGGCAGCCCGCCCGCCGGGGTGGTGACCGAGCTCCCCGCCTTCGCTGACGCCGGTCTGGTCCCGCTCGACCACCTGGTCTTCGGTGGCCACGACGTGGTCGAGACGCCGCTGACGAAGCGCGTCGAGCAGTTGATGGCCGGTGGAGTGCTCCCACCGGGCCTCGACCGCTTGATAGCAGCCGAACTGGCGGAAGCCGACCGGAACATCGTGCTGCTGCCAGGCCGCGGGCGGAGCGAGCCGGCTGCTCCGCAGCGGGCGCTGGTGCAGCGGATGGCCGAGGACATCCGAGCCTTCCGGTTGCGGAACGACCTGGATCACGTGGTGGCGATCAACGTGGCTTCCACCGAAGCGCCGTACGCGATGGATTTTGCCGGGGTGGCCGAGTTGCGGGCGGCGCTCGACGGCAGCGACGTGGTGCCGGCCAGTGTGCTCGGCGCGCTGGCCGCGTTCGAGGCGGGCGCGGCGTACGTGGACTTCACGCCGTCTCCCTCGATCCGGCCGGCGGTTGTGCGGGACTGGGCGGTGGAGAAAGGCCTGCCGTACGGCGGGCAGGACGCGAAAACGGGCGAGACGCTGGTGAAGAGCGTGCTCGCGCCGATGTTCGCGGCCCGCGCTCTGCCGGTGCACGCCTGGTCCGGGACGAACCTGCTCGGCGGCGGTGACGGCGCCACGCTGGCCGATCCGCGGGCGGCCGAATCGAAGAGCATCTCCAAGGAGCGTGGACTCACCGAGCTGATCGGCGACGTCGCGGGGGAGGTGCACATCGACTACGTGGACCCGATGGGCGACTGGAAGACGGCCTGGGATCACGTGCTGTTCTCGGGCTTCCTCGGCGTACGGATGACGCTGCAGTTCACCTGGCAGGGCTGCGACTCCGCGCTGGCCGCTCCGCTGGTGCTCGACCTGGCCCGGCTGTCGGCACTGGCCCTCGAACGCGAACACGTCGGCGCGATGCCGTTCCTCGGCTTCTACTTCAAGGACCCGATCGAGTCGGCGGAACACTCGCTGGTCCGCCAGTACGACGAACTGGTGCGGTGGGTCCGCGAATGCTGA
- a CDS encoding YibE/F family protein, translated as MAKRPVGRRRADTRSNRGRRLEIPQGHGHGHGHGDSVVDTSVVDADAVVARRVRIVVAAVLIPLITAALIAMAVMWPGGDMKIAAAEQTGASGTVVSLAPCPETPADCDEATVKLRSAPGADKGLEVPVEVPKGKNAAVPIEAGDRLILGVQKDAPMESRYQYVDHDRSIPLAALAVVFGIAVIALSRWRGVAALGALAVTALTLTQFILPAILKGSNPLLVAVVGGSVIMVIALYLTHGINAQSSVALAGTIAALGLTALLGWGFVKVSAFSGLAGEGASAVKAYVPDLDLTGLLVAGIVIGSLGVLDDVTVTQASAVWELSAANPEAGRAELIGAGLRIGRAHVASVVNTLVLAYAGAALPILMVFAIGGVSTGYLLSTEVVAVEVVRGLVGSLGIIAAVPLTTALAAMAVADRSRDLVAGPITTSPTGESTDSA; from the coding sequence ATGGCCAAGCGGCCCGTAGGACGGCGGCGCGCCGACACCAGGTCGAACCGCGGGCGCCGGCTCGAAATTCCGCAGGGTCACGGGCACGGACATGGGCACGGCGACTCGGTGGTGGACACCTCGGTCGTGGACGCCGACGCGGTGGTCGCCCGCCGCGTCCGGATAGTGGTCGCCGCGGTGCTGATCCCGCTGATCACGGCCGCGCTGATCGCCATGGCGGTGATGTGGCCGGGTGGCGACATGAAGATCGCCGCCGCCGAGCAGACCGGCGCCAGCGGTACGGTCGTGTCGCTCGCGCCGTGTCCGGAGACTCCGGCCGACTGTGACGAGGCGACGGTCAAGCTGCGGAGCGCGCCCGGAGCGGACAAGGGCCTCGAGGTGCCGGTCGAGGTGCCCAAGGGAAAGAACGCGGCGGTGCCGATCGAGGCCGGTGACCGGCTGATCCTCGGCGTCCAGAAGGACGCGCCGATGGAGAGCCGGTACCAGTACGTCGATCACGACCGGTCGATCCCGCTGGCCGCGCTGGCCGTGGTCTTCGGGATCGCGGTCATCGCGCTGTCGCGATGGCGAGGGGTCGCCGCACTGGGAGCCCTGGCGGTGACGGCGCTGACGCTGACGCAGTTCATCCTGCCGGCCATCCTGAAGGGCTCGAACCCGCTGCTGGTGGCGGTGGTCGGCGGCTCGGTGATCATGGTCATAGCGCTCTATCTGACCCATGGGATCAACGCGCAGTCGTCGGTGGCGCTGGCCGGGACGATCGCCGCGCTGGGGCTGACGGCCCTGCTGGGATGGGGGTTCGTCAAGGTGAGCGCCTTCTCGGGGCTGGCCGGCGAAGGCGCCTCGGCGGTGAAGGCCTACGTGCCTGACCTCGACCTGACCGGATTGCTCGTGGCGGGCATCGTGATCGGGTCTCTAGGGGTGCTCGACGACGTGACGGTGACCCAGGCCAGCGCGGTCTGGGAGCTGTCGGCGGCCAATCCGGAGGCCGGTCGGGCAGAGCTGATCGGCGCCGGTCTGCGGATCGGGCGTGCGCACGTGGCCTCGGTGGTGAACACGCTGGTGCTCGCCTACGCGGGGGCGGCGCTGCCGATCCTGATGGTGTTCGCGATCGGCGGGGTCTCGACGGGCTACCTGCTCAGTACCGAGGTGGTGGCGGTGGAAGTCGTCCGAGGTCTGGTCGGAAGTCTCGGGATCATCGCGGCCGTCCCGCTGACCACCGCGCTGGCCGCAATGGCTGTCGCCGATCGGTCCCGCGACCTGGTCGCCGGACCGATCACCACCTCACCGACCGGAGAATCCACGGATTCCGCCTGA
- a CDS encoding metal ABC transporter substrate-binding protein — MRSSTRAVVAGLAALTVVTLAGCGDNNAAGGSDGKLDVVASFYPLEFIARSVGGDAVNVTTLTAPGVEPHDLELTPKQVGTISGAKLVVFEKGLQPAVDEAVDQNAKEAGFDVAPAAKLEDTGADFEEHEEGEAHDEPAATVTPAAYVAPAAHASGELDPHFWLDPVRYAGVVQAVTDKLVSVDPDHADGYKQRAATLLGDVGKLDTEFRTGLANCKLKTFVTSHEAFAYLAKRYGLTMVGIAGVTPDAEPTPSRIKEVQEIVRKQQVTTIFYEELVSPKVAESIARDVKVKTAVLSPIEGLSDANSQETYLSLMRENLQELRKANSCA, encoded by the coding sequence ATGAGATCTAGTACGCGTGCAGTCGTCGCCGGGCTCGCCGCCCTGACAGTGGTCACTCTGGCAGGTTGCGGTGACAACAACGCCGCCGGTGGATCCGACGGCAAGCTCGACGTGGTCGCTTCGTTCTACCCGCTCGAGTTCATCGCCCGGTCAGTGGGGGGCGACGCGGTGAACGTCACCACCCTGACCGCCCCCGGCGTCGAGCCGCACGACCTGGAGCTGACGCCGAAGCAGGTCGGCACCATCTCGGGCGCCAAACTCGTCGTCTTCGAGAAGGGTCTGCAGCCGGCCGTCGACGAGGCCGTCGACCAGAACGCCAAGGAAGCCGGCTTCGACGTCGCGCCCGCCGCCAAGCTGGAGGACACCGGCGCCGACTTCGAGGAGCACGAGGAGGGCGAGGCGCACGACGAACCGGCCGCCACCGTGACCCCCGCGGCGTACGTCGCACCGGCCGCGCACGCCAGCGGCGAGCTCGACCCGCACTTCTGGCTGGACCCGGTCCGGTACGCCGGGGTCGTCCAGGCCGTCACCGACAAGCTGGTGTCGGTCGACCCGGACCACGCCGACGGCTACAAGCAGCGCGCCGCCACCCTGCTCGGCGACGTCGGCAAGCTCGACACCGAGTTCAGGACCGGGCTCGCCAACTGCAAACTGAAGACGTTCGTGACGAGTCATGAGGCCTTCGCCTACCTCGCGAAGCGGTACGGTCTGACGATGGTCGGCATCGCCGGAGTGACCCCGGACGCCGAGCCGACCCCGTCGCGGATCAAGGAGGTCCAGGAGATCGTGCGCAAGCAGCAAGTCACCACGATCTTCTACGAGGAGCTCGTCAGCCCGAAGGTGGCCGAGTCGATCGCCCGCGACGTCAAGGTCAAGACCGCGGTCCTGAGCCCGATCGAGGGCCTGTCGGACGCGAACTCCCAGGAGACCTACCTCTCGCTGATGCGCGAGAATCTGCAGGAGCTCCGGAAGGCGAACAGCTGCGCGTGA
- a CDS encoding metal ABC transporter ATP-binding protein, giving the protein MTPPDHQPPAVQVTDLSVDLGGRLVLRGVDLSIRQGEVVAVLGTNGSGKSTLIRTAVGLLPAARGTVELFGTPVPRFRQWSRIGYVPQRITAAGGVPATVAEVVTSGLLSKRRLFRPLKAADRAAVDEALEIVDMADRRKDAVAELSGGQQQRVLIARALVSDPELLILDEPTAGVDLASQAIFADAIRERVARGTTVVMVSHDLGPMDALIDRSVVLRRGRIVYDGPPHASQTHAHVHPHGSIEDEPGWLS; this is encoded by the coding sequence GTGACACCACCAGACCACCAACCGCCGGCCGTCCAGGTCACCGATCTCTCGGTGGACCTGGGCGGTCGTCTCGTGCTGCGAGGCGTCGACCTGTCGATCCGGCAGGGCGAGGTCGTCGCGGTGCTCGGCACCAACGGCTCGGGCAAGTCCACTCTGATCCGCACCGCGGTCGGCCTGCTGCCGGCGGCCCGGGGCACGGTCGAACTCTTCGGTACGCCGGTGCCGCGGTTCCGGCAGTGGAGCCGCATCGGATACGTACCGCAGCGGATCACCGCCGCGGGCGGCGTACCGGCGACGGTGGCTGAGGTCGTCACCTCCGGACTGCTCTCGAAGCGGCGGCTGTTCCGGCCGTTGAAGGCGGCTGACCGGGCGGCCGTCGACGAGGCGCTGGAGATCGTCGACATGGCCGACCGGCGCAAGGACGCCGTCGCCGAACTGTCCGGTGGTCAGCAGCAGCGCGTACTGATCGCCCGCGCGCTCGTGTCGGACCCCGAACTGCTGATCCTGGACGAACCGACCGCCGGCGTCGACCTGGCCAGCCAGGCGATCTTCGCCGACGCGATCAGGGAACGGGTCGCGCGCGGCACGACCGTCGTGATGGTCAGCCACGACCTCGGCCCGATGGACGCGCTGATCGACCGCTCCGTCGTACTGCGCCGCGGCCGGATCGTGTACGACGGCCCGCCGCACGCCTCGCAGACGCACGCCCACGTCCACCCGCACGGGTCCATCGAAGACGAGCCGGGGTGGCTGTCATGA
- a CDS encoding metal ABC transporter permease, whose translation MTLFELEFMQRALIAGLLTGLSAPAIGTYLVQRRLSLMGDGIGHIAITGVALGLLTGTAPVLTAIVVAIVGACAIELVRARGKASGDVALALLFYGGIAGGVLLIGLAGQGAATLNTYLFGSLTTVSPADLYVVVGLAVTVLVVAIGLGPQLFAVCQDEEFARVTGLRVQLLNLLIAVMAAVTVTVAMRTVGLLLVSALMVVPVATAQQFTRSFRSTFVTACAIGVTACLAGIITSYNADVAPGATIVVLALAGFIVAAIAGTLLRRRRGALAPLADEEPEFGLPAPEPHVVSTSHQHAHDPKCGHPKIEHGDHVDYVHDGHLHAAHGDHWDEH comes from the coding sequence ATGACGTTGTTCGAGCTGGAGTTCATGCAGCGGGCGTTGATCGCCGGGCTGCTCACCGGCCTGTCCGCTCCCGCGATCGGCACGTACCTCGTCCAGCGACGCCTGTCCCTGATGGGTGACGGCATCGGCCACATCGCGATCACCGGCGTCGCACTGGGTCTCCTGACCGGTACTGCGCCAGTACTGACCGCGATCGTGGTCGCCATCGTCGGCGCCTGCGCCATCGAGCTGGTCAGGGCCCGCGGGAAGGCCAGTGGAGACGTAGCACTCGCCCTGCTGTTCTACGGCGGCATTGCGGGCGGCGTACTGCTCATCGGCCTGGCAGGGCAAGGCGCAGCGACTCTGAACACCTACCTGTTCGGTTCGCTGACCACTGTCTCCCCTGCCGATCTGTACGTCGTGGTCGGGCTGGCGGTGACCGTCCTGGTGGTCGCGATCGGGCTTGGGCCGCAGCTGTTCGCCGTGTGTCAGGACGAGGAGTTCGCGCGCGTCACCGGTCTGCGGGTGCAGCTACTGAACCTGCTGATCGCGGTGATGGCCGCCGTGACCGTCACGGTCGCGATGCGCACTGTCGGCTTGCTGCTGGTCAGTGCGCTGATGGTGGTTCCAGTGGCTACTGCTCAGCAGTTCACGCGGTCGTTCCGCAGTACGTTCGTCACTGCTTGTGCGATCGGCGTCACTGCCTGTCTGGCCGGCATCATCACGTCCTACAACGCGGATGTCGCGCCGGGCGCGACCATCGTCGTACTGGCGCTGGCGGGCTTCATCGTCGCCGCGATCGCCGGCACCCTGCTCCGCCGCCGCCGAGGCGCCCTTGCGCCGCTGGCCGACGAGGAGCCCGAGTTCGGCCTGCCTGCCCCGGAACCCCACGTGGTCAGCACTTCGCACCAGCACGCCCATGACCCGAAGTGCGGTCATCCCAAGATCGAGCACGGCGACCACGTCGACTATGTTCACGACGGTCATCTGCATGCCGCACACGGGGACCACTGGGATGAACACTAA
- a CDS encoding Fur family transcriptional regulator, with the protein MAIGTRSTRQRAAVASALDNLDDFRTAQEIHQELRGAGEAVGLTTVYRTLQALADSREVDVLRTADGETAYRRCSKGHHHHLVCRNCGRTVEVEGPAVERWADKVAAEHGYADISHTLEIFGTCADCQKPA; encoded by the coding sequence GTGGCCATCGGAACACGCTCGACCCGTCAGCGCGCGGCGGTCGCGTCCGCGCTCGACAACCTCGACGACTTCCGGACGGCCCAGGAGATCCACCAGGAGCTCCGGGGCGCGGGTGAGGCCGTCGGTCTGACCACGGTCTACCGCACCCTGCAGGCCCTCGCCGACTCGCGTGAAGTCGACGTGCTGCGCACCGCGGACGGCGAAACGGCGTACCGGCGGTGCTCGAAGGGTCACCACCATCACCTGGTCTGCCGCAACTGCGGCCGGACCGTCGAGGTGGAGGGCCCGGCCGTCGAGCGCTGGGCGGACAAGGTCGCCGCCGAGCACGGCTACGCCGACATCAGCCACACGCTGGAGATCTTCGGCACCTGCGCCGACTGCCAGAAGCCCGCCTGA
- a CDS encoding MBL fold metallo-hydrolase, whose product MAARIERVITSGTFSLDGGDWDVDNNVWLVGDDEEVLVVDAAHSADAIVEAVGGRRVVALVCTHGHNDHINAARDFAAATKAPIWLNPADRMLWDTQYDVAPDHELADGSTFEVAGTTLVAIHTPGHSPGSMCLYAADLGAVFTGDTLFHGGPGATGRSYSDKPTILNSIETRLLSLPPAVVVHTGHGDTTTIGAEIGNIT is encoded by the coding sequence ATGGCGGCCCGGATCGAGCGCGTGATCACGTCCGGCACCTTCAGCCTGGACGGCGGCGACTGGGACGTCGACAACAACGTCTGGCTGGTGGGTGACGACGAGGAGGTGCTCGTCGTCGACGCGGCCCACTCCGCCGACGCGATCGTCGAGGCGGTCGGCGGCCGTCGCGTGGTGGCGCTGGTCTGCACCCACGGTCACAACGACCACATCAACGCCGCCCGGGACTTCGCTGCGGCCACCAAGGCGCCGATCTGGCTCAACCCGGCCGACCGGATGCTGTGGGACACGCAGTACGACGTCGCTCCGGATCACGAGCTCGCCGACGGTTCGACCTTCGAGGTCGCCGGTACGACGCTGGTCGCGATCCACACTCCCGGCCACAGTCCCGGCAGCATGTGCCTCTACGCGGCGGACCTGGGCGCGGTCTTCACCGGCGACACGCTCTTCCACGGCGGCCCCGGCGCGACCGGTCGCTCGTACTCCGACAAGCCGACCATCCTGAACTCGATCGAGACCAGGCTGCTCAGCCTGCCGCCGGCGGTCGTGGTGCACACCGGCCACGGCGACACCACCACCATCGGCGCCGAGATCGGCAACATCACCTGA